In one window of Pseudomonas benzenivorans DNA:
- the pta gene encoding phosphate acetyltransferase has protein sequence MHCFFIAPTGFGVGLTSTSLGLVGALERAGLRVGFFKPVAQPHPGDTGPERSSALIARTHGLHSPDPLALSRVEQMLGDGRLDELLEDMLERYRQAAAGKDVVIVEAMVPTRHTSYAARVNFHLAKSLDAEVILVSAPEQEGLGELCDRLEIQAQQFGGPQDPKVLGVILNKVRSEDGSAAYAQRLRECSALLRGEHFRLLGCIPWQDELNAPRSRDIAELLGARMLNAGDYEQRRVLQIVLCARAVANTVQLLKPGTLVVTPGDRDDIILAASLAAMNGVPLAGLLLCSDFNPDPRIMQLCRGALASGLPVMTVSSGSYDTATHLNRLNKEIPLDDRERAEKVAEFVAAHVDHDWLRSRCGDSQALHLSPAAFRYQLLQRAMAANRRIVLPEGSEPRIVQAAALCQARGIARCVLLAKPEEVQAVAQAQGIELPPGLEILDPDLIRARYVAPMVELRQGKGLNAPMATAQLEDNVVLGTMMLALDEVDGLVSGAVHTTANTIRPALQLIKTAPGYQLVSSVVFLLLPDQVLVYGDCAVNPQPTAEQLAEIALQSADSARALGIEPRVAMLSGASDATDTPDDLDKVREAARLARLQRPDLALDGPLPYAPQWPQEPHSPPVERATVLVFPDLDSGNSAYKALQRSADCVSFGPMLQGLRKPVNDLARGALVDDILYTIALTAVQAASLPD, from the coding sequence ATGCATTGCTTCTTCATCGCACCGACCGGCTTCGGCGTCGGCCTCACCTCCACCAGCCTCGGCCTGGTCGGTGCCCTGGAACGCGCCGGCCTCAGGGTCGGCTTCTTCAAGCCCGTCGCCCAGCCGCACCCGGGCGACACCGGCCCGGAACGCTCCAGCGCGCTGATCGCCCGCACCCATGGCCTGCACTCGCCCGACCCCCTGGCGCTGAGCCGGGTGGAGCAGATGCTCGGCGACGGCCGGCTGGACGAGCTATTGGAGGACATGCTCGAGCGCTATCGGCAGGCCGCGGCGGGCAAGGACGTGGTCATAGTCGAAGCCATGGTGCCGACCCGCCACACCAGCTACGCGGCGCGGGTCAACTTCCACCTGGCCAAGAGCCTGGATGCCGAGGTGATCCTGGTTTCGGCGCCCGAGCAGGAGGGCCTGGGCGAGCTGTGCGACCGCCTGGAGATCCAGGCGCAGCAGTTCGGCGGCCCCCAGGACCCCAAGGTGCTCGGCGTGATCCTCAACAAGGTGCGTAGCGAAGACGGGAGCGCGGCCTACGCCCAGCGCCTGCGGGAATGCTCGGCGCTGCTGCGCGGCGAGCACTTCCGCCTGCTCGGCTGCATTCCCTGGCAGGACGAACTGAACGCCCCGCGCAGCCGCGACATCGCCGAACTGCTCGGCGCGCGGATGCTCAACGCCGGCGACTACGAGCAGCGCCGGGTGCTACAGATCGTGCTCTGCGCCCGCGCCGTGGCCAACACGGTGCAGCTGCTCAAACCCGGCACCCTGGTGGTCACCCCGGGCGACCGCGACGACATCATCCTCGCCGCCAGCCTGGCCGCGATGAACGGTGTGCCGCTGGCCGGACTGCTGCTGTGCAGCGACTTCAACCCCGACCCGCGGATCATGCAGCTGTGCCGCGGCGCACTGGCCAGCGGCCTGCCGGTGATGACCGTGAGCAGCGGCTCCTACGACACCGCCACTCACCTGAACCGGTTGAACAAGGAAATTCCCCTGGACGACCGCGAACGCGCCGAGAAGGTCGCCGAATTCGTCGCCGCTCACGTCGACCACGACTGGCTGCGCAGCCGTTGCGGCGACTCGCAGGCATTGCACCTGTCGCCCGCGGCGTTCCGCTACCAGCTGCTGCAACGGGCCATGGCGGCGAACCGGCGCATCGTCCTGCCGGAAGGCAGCGAGCCGCGCATCGTACAGGCCGCCGCCCTGTGCCAGGCCCGCGGCATCGCCCGCTGCGTGCTGCTGGCCAAGCCCGAGGAGGTCCAGGCCGTTGCCCAGGCCCAGGGAATCGAACTGCCGCCGGGACTGGAGATTCTCGACCCGGACCTGATCCGCGCCCGCTACGTCGCGCCCATGGTCGAGCTGCGCCAGGGCAAGGGCCTCAACGCGCCGATGGCCACCGCGCAACTGGAAGACAACGTGGTGCTCGGCACCATGATGCTGGCCCTGGACGAGGTCGACGGCCTGGTCTCCGGCGCCGTGCACACCACGGCCAACACCATTCGCCCGGCCTTGCAGCTGATCAAGACCGCACCGGGCTACCAACTGGTGTCCTCGGTGGTCTTCCTGCTGCTGCCGGACCAGGTGCTGGTGTATGGCGATTGCGCGGTCAACCCACAGCCGACTGCCGAGCAACTGGCGGAGATCGCCCTGCAGAGCGCCGACTCGGCCAGGGCCCTGGGCATCGAGCCGCGGGTGGCGATGCTCAGCGGCGCCAGTGACGCCACGGACACCCCCGACGACCTCGACAAGGTCCGCGAAGCGGCCCGCCTGGCACGGCTCCAGCGGCCCGATCTGGCCCTCGACGGCCCCCTGCCCTACGCCCCCCAGTGGCCGCAGGAGCCGCACAGCCCACCGGTCGAGCGGGCCACCGTCCTGGTGTTTCCCGACCTGGACAGCGGCAACAGCGCCTACAAGGCGCTCCAGCGCAGCGCCGACTGCGTCAGCTTCGGACCGATGCTGCAGGGCCTGCGCAAGCCGGTGAACGACCTGGCGCGCGGCGCCCTGGTCGACGACATCCTCTACACCATCGCCCTGACCGCAGTGCAAGCGGCCAGCTTGCCCGACTAG
- a CDS encoding DUF3565 domain-containing protein — METALLAAISMGRDLLHKKNERTSVTKGTRESDPSPALCQTGGAVRLLDLRQDEEGHWVAVLSCGHTQHLRHQPPWQNRAWVLDPVLRDARRGQRFICGWCHNTSADESGEAH; from the coding sequence ATGGAGACGGCCTTGTTGGCGGCGATCAGCATGGGGCGAGACCTTTTGCATAAGAAGAATGAACGCACGAGTGTAACCAAGGGCACGCGCGAAAGCGACCCGAGTCCGGCCCTTTGCCAGACGGGCGGCGCCGTGCGCCTGCTGGATCTGCGCCAGGACGAGGAGGGTCATTGGGTGGCCGTGTTGTCCTGCGGTCACACCCAGCACCTGCGCCATCAGCCACCGTGGCAAAATCGCGCCTGGGTGCTCGATCCCGTCCTGCGCGACGCGCGGCGCGGCCAGCGGTTCATCTGCGGCTGGTGCCACAACACCAGTGCGGACGAAAGCGGCGAAGCGCACTAG
- a CDS encoding FKBP-type peptidyl-prolyl cis-trans isomerase: MLIAANKAVSIDYTLTNDAGEVIDSSAGGAPLVYLHGAGNIIVGLEKALLGKQAGDELKVAVEPEDAYGEYSAELVATLNRSMFEGVDELEVGMQFHASGPDGSMQIVTIRELDGDDVIVDGNHPLAGQRLNFQVKVVAVRDASEEELAHGHIHGEGGHHH; this comes from the coding sequence ATGCTGATCGCCGCCAACAAGGCCGTCTCCATCGACTATACCCTGACCAACGATGCCGGTGAGGTGATCGATAGTTCTGCTGGCGGCGCGCCGCTGGTTTACCTCCATGGCGCCGGCAACATCATCGTCGGCCTGGAAAAGGCCCTGCTCGGCAAGCAGGCCGGTGACGAGCTGAAGGTGGCCGTCGAGCCGGAAGATGCCTACGGCGAGTACAGCGCCGAGCTGGTCGCGACCCTCAACCGCTCGATGTTCGAGGGCGTCGACGAGCTGGAAGTCGGCATGCAGTTCCACGCCTCCGGCCCGGACGGCAGCATGCAGATCGTCACCATCCGTGAACTGGACGGCGACGACGTGATCGTCGACGGCAACCACCCGCTGGCCGGCCAGCGCCTGAACTTCCAGGTCAAGGTGGTGGCGGTGCGTGACGCCAGCGAAGAGGAACTGGCCCACGGTCACATCCATGGCGAGGGTGGTCACCACCACTGA
- a CDS encoding glutathione peroxidase, whose translation MSAFHDLNLRALDGEELPLAPFKGQVVLVVNVASKCGLTPQYAGLEKLYQQYRSRGFSVLGLPCNQFAGQEPESETAIREFCSLNYGVSFPLGSKLEVNGPERHPLYRLLAGEGAEFPGDITWNFEKFLVGQDGRVLARFSPRTAPDDPALVQAIENALS comes from the coding sequence ATGAGTGCCTTTCACGACCTCAATCTGCGTGCACTGGATGGCGAGGAGTTGCCGCTGGCTCCTTTCAAGGGGCAGGTGGTGCTGGTGGTCAACGTCGCCTCCAAGTGTGGCCTGACCCCGCAGTACGCCGGTCTGGAGAAGCTCTATCAGCAGTACCGCTCGCGTGGTTTCAGTGTGCTGGGGCTGCCGTGCAATCAGTTCGCCGGCCAGGAGCCGGAGAGCGAGACGGCCATTCGTGAGTTCTGCAGCCTGAACTACGGGGTGAGTTTTCCCCTGGGCAGCAAGCTGGAGGTCAACGGCCCCGAACGTCATCCGCTGTATCGCCTGCTGGCGGGCGAGGGCGCGGAGTTTCCCGGCGACATCACCTGGAATTTCGAGAAGTTTTTGGTGGGCCAGGATGGCCGGGTGTTGGCGCGGTTCTCGCCGCGTACCGCCCCGGACGACCCGGCCCTGGTCCAGGCCATCGAAAACGCCCTGAGCTGA
- a CDS encoding TetR/AcrR family transcriptional regulator encodes MTSSIRLDKRDLILAKGAEVMTRRGYHGAGVQEIVQAAGVPKGSFYHYFASKEDFALQALQQVYAPRLARYAEALANPALSPRQRILDYYAELVAHFARQERLEYHCFIGSLSFEMAELSPAIGAEVDAILQRSADILQACLEQALAAGELAADEDCGNLAGFIGHAWQGALTRLKVASNTRVLDDFLRRLERLLAA; translated from the coding sequence ATGACCAGTAGCATCCGACTCGACAAGCGTGACCTGATCCTCGCCAAGGGCGCCGAGGTGATGACCCGGCGCGGCTACCACGGCGCCGGCGTGCAGGAGATCGTCCAGGCCGCCGGTGTGCCCAAGGGCAGCTTCTACCACTACTTCGCCAGCAAGGAGGACTTCGCCCTGCAGGCCCTGCAGCAGGTCTACGCGCCGCGCCTTGCGCGCTACGCCGAGGCCCTGGCGAATCCGGCGCTGAGTCCACGCCAGCGCATCCTCGATTATTACGCCGAGCTGGTGGCGCATTTCGCCCGCCAGGAGCGCCTCGAGTACCACTGCTTCATCGGCAGCCTGAGTTTCGAGATGGCCGAGCTGTCGCCGGCCATCGGTGCCGAAGTCGACGCCATCCTGCAGCGCTCGGCGGATATCCTGCAGGCCTGCCTGGAGCAGGCCCTGGCCGCCGGCGAGCTGGCGGCGGACGAGGACTGCGGCAATCTCGCCGGCTTCATCGGCCATGCCTGGCAGGGCGCGTTGACCCGCCTCAAGGTGGCCAGCAATACCCGCGTGCTGGACGACTTCCTGCGGCGCCTCGAGCGACTGCTCGCGGCCTGA
- a CDS encoding NADH:flavin oxidoreductase, translating into MNAPVQALFQPFSLGALELPTRVVMAPMTRSFSPGGVPNAKVVEYYRRRAAAGVGLIVTEGTTVGHKAANGYPNVPRFYGEDALAGWRQVVEAVHAEGGKIVPQLWHVGNVRKLGTEPDAEVPGYGPSEKLKDGKLIVHGMSKADIQEVIAAFAQAARDAQRIGMDGVEIHGAHGYLIDQFFWEGSNQRTDEYGGDLAGRSRFAIELIQAVRAAVGPDFPIIFRFSQWKQQDYSARLVQTPEALAAFLEPLSAAGVDIFHCSTRRFWEPEFEGSALNLAGWTRQLTGKPTITVGSVGLDGEFLQFMVNTDKVAQPAKLEGLLERLHQQEFDLVAVGRALLVDPDWAVKVRDGREADILPFSRQALMSLV; encoded by the coding sequence ATGAACGCCCCGGTACAAGCCCTGTTCCAACCCTTCAGCCTCGGCGCCCTGGAGCTGCCGACCCGCGTGGTGATGGCGCCGATGACCCGCTCCTTCTCGCCGGGCGGGGTGCCCAACGCCAAGGTCGTCGAGTACTACCGGCGCCGCGCCGCCGCGGGGGTCGGCCTGATCGTCACCGAAGGCACCACGGTCGGCCACAAGGCCGCCAACGGCTACCCCAACGTGCCGCGCTTCTACGGCGAGGACGCCCTGGCCGGCTGGCGGCAGGTGGTCGAGGCGGTGCACGCCGAGGGCGGCAAGATAGTCCCGCAGCTGTGGCATGTGGGCAACGTGCGCAAGCTCGGCACCGAGCCGGACGCCGAGGTACCGGGCTATGGCCCGAGCGAGAAGCTCAAGGACGGCAAGCTCATCGTCCATGGCATGAGCAAGGCCGACATCCAGGAGGTGATCGCCGCCTTCGCCCAGGCCGCACGGGATGCCCAGCGCATCGGCATGGACGGGGTGGAAATCCACGGTGCCCACGGCTACCTGATCGACCAGTTCTTCTGGGAGGGCAGCAACCAGCGCACCGACGAGTACGGCGGCGACCTGGCCGGGCGCTCGCGCTTCGCCATCGAGCTGATCCAGGCGGTGCGCGCCGCGGTCGGTCCGGACTTCCCGATCATCTTCCGCTTCTCGCAGTGGAAGCAGCAGGACTACAGCGCGCGCCTGGTACAGACCCCCGAGGCCCTGGCGGCCTTCCTCGAGCCGCTTTCCGCGGCCGGGGTGGACATCTTCCACTGTTCGACCCGGCGTTTCTGGGAGCCGGAGTTCGAGGGTTCCGCGCTCAACCTGGCCGGCTGGACCCGCCAGCTGACCGGCAAGCCGACCATCACGGTGGGCAGCGTCGGCCTGGATGGCGAGTTCCTGCAGTTCATGGTCAACACCGACAAGGTGGCCCAGCCGGCCAAACTCGAGGGCCTGCTGGAGCGCCTGCACCAGCAGGAGTTCGACCTGGTGGCCGTCGGCCGCGCGCTGCTGGTCGACCCGGACTGGGCGGTGAAAGTGCGCGACGGCCGCGAGGCGGACATCCTGCCGTTCAGCCGTCAGGCGTTGATGAGCCTGGTGTAA
- a CDS encoding glycosyltransferase family 4 protein codes for MAAVDTAVMSTSPLYIALISETFPPEINGVANTLGRLTEGLRACGHRLQLVRPRQASDQGQKSDAQLLLTRGWPLPGYPGLQWGQSALRKLLHHWRQRRPDVLYIATEGPLGLSALRAARRLRIPVVSGFHTNFQQYSGHYGVGLLTRALTAYLRWFHNRTRLTLVPSPCQQLELQRRGFQRLELLARGVDGRLFHPAKRSAELRHSWGLAEEDIAVLHVGRLAAEKNLGLLVQSFRALQAAQPQRRLKLILVGDGPQRASLQQQLPDAQFCGLQRGEALAAHYASGDLFLFPSLSETFGNVVLEALASGLGVVAFDQAAAAQHIRHGHNGALANAADEQGFIDAAQWLLDEPESLRRVRLNARQHAARQGWEAIVALFERYLYGVATQATNGRANTSPVPHAASNKKSPDMSGLEEPCAVVRRSR; via the coding sequence ATGGCGGCGGTCGACACTGCCGTCATGAGCACATCCCCCCTGTATATCGCCCTGATCAGCGAGACCTTCCCGCCGGAAATCAACGGTGTGGCCAACACCCTCGGCCGCCTGACCGAGGGGCTGCGCGCCTGCGGCCATCGTCTGCAGCTGGTGCGCCCGCGCCAGGCCAGCGACCAGGGCCAGAAGAGCGACGCGCAGCTGCTGCTGACCCGTGGCTGGCCGCTGCCAGGCTACCCGGGCTTGCAGTGGGGCCAGTCGGCCCTGCGCAAGCTGCTGCACCACTGGCGGCAACGCCGGCCGGACGTGCTCTATATCGCCACCGAAGGCCCGCTGGGCCTGTCCGCCTTGCGCGCCGCCAGGCGCCTGCGGATTCCGGTGGTCAGCGGCTTTCACACCAACTTCCAGCAGTACAGCGGCCACTACGGCGTCGGCCTGCTGACCCGCGCCCTGACCGCCTACCTGCGCTGGTTCCACAACCGTACGCGCCTGACCCTGGTGCCCAGCCCCTGCCAGCAACTCGAACTGCAGCGACGCGGTTTCCAGCGTCTGGAGCTGCTGGCCCGCGGCGTCGACGGCCGGCTGTTCCACCCGGCCAAGCGCTCGGCCGAGCTGCGGCACAGCTGGGGCCTGGCCGAGGAGGATATCGCCGTGCTGCACGTCGGCCGCCTGGCCGCGGAGAAGAACCTCGGCCTGCTGGTGCAGAGCTTTCGCGCCCTGCAGGCGGCCCAGCCGCAGCGGCGCCTGAAACTGATCCTGGTCGGCGACGGCCCGCAGCGCGCCAGCCTCCAGCAGCAGCTGCCGGACGCGCAGTTCTGCGGCCTGCAGCGCGGCGAGGCGCTGGCCGCCCACTACGCCTCGGGCGACCTGTTCCTGTTTCCCAGTCTCTCGGAAACCTTCGGTAACGTGGTGCTCGAGGCCCTGGCCTCCGGCCTCGGCGTGGTGGCCTTCGACCAGGCCGCAGCCGCCCAGCATATCCGTCACGGGCATAACGGCGCGCTGGCCAATGCGGCAGACGAGCAGGGGTTTATCGACGCGGCGCAGTGGTTGCTGGACGAACCGGAGAGCCTGCGCCGGGTACGCCTGAACGCCCGCCAGCATGCGGCGCGTCAGGGCTGGGAGGCGATAGTCGCCCTGTTCGAACGGTACCTGTACGGCGTCGCGACCCAGGCCACGAACGGCAGGGCGAACACGTCCCCGGTCCCCCATGCCGCTTCGAATAAAAAAAGCCCCGATATGTCGGGGCTTGAGGAGCCCTGCGCCGTGGTCCGGCGCAGTCGCTGA
- a CDS encoding multicopper oxidase family protein — MILLRGVSKARPRVTEVAAGKLAELVRAYAAGEVNRRDFIKLSLALSGGLYIPLHDLGPWGNQAFAGETNIPTGLPPSPLFGVRAFTQPMPRFDVLPRKAYAPGQGVMAPIPAFPGQSGPDPTEQANTTRQPVPAVLGGGTGPIEGRPPGPVWAHQQWQDFFPNVAVEVTQEGAKPNTVYQPGVPSALNSGIDPKAAFRPAFHPDLPDQGPLAFWTFNGTFPPKLLIGRYHEAILFRHHNRLPADPTRNGGFGIHTITTHEHNGHHGAENDGFTGAFFFPGQFYDYHYPICHGGYYSLNLEASDARCGSPTEAGGIDKLAGDYRETMSTHWFHDHMFSFTAQNVYKGNVGMFNIYSSLDRGNEELADGANLRLPSGSDKSWGNLDYDVNLMLADKAWDRDGQLAMDIFDFDGFLGDVMTVNLVYKPYFEVERRKYRFRILNAAVARFFKLALSDASPMIMIANDGNLLPSPVVLSELDEMGIAERYDIVIDFSRYRLGDKVWLVNLAEHRNGRRPHEDLSLREALVGKSDDPCVGRFCEFRIVRNPARPDKSQVPAVLVPNPDLSRIPVAATRVFEFGRGANQTTSDPVSTFFGPWGIKTDDRDMLAADFGRISAAPRFGTREIWTLKNGGGGWDHPIHIHFEEGQILARDGKLSNVPAWERGRKDVYRLRPGGSVTLSMQFRDFGGMFMEHCHNTTHEDNAMLLRWEIDDAGGAFLRPLPTPIPTPQGVTFLPPTDILKSAFR, encoded by the coding sequence ATGATCCTGCTACGCGGTGTATCCAAAGCTCGACCGAGAGTGACCGAGGTCGCCGCAGGCAAGCTGGCGGAGTTAGTGCGGGCCTATGCTGCCGGCGAGGTCAATCGACGCGACTTCATCAAGTTGAGCCTGGCCTTGAGCGGCGGTCTGTACATTCCCCTCCACGACCTCGGTCCCTGGGGCAACCAGGCCTTCGCCGGCGAGACCAATATTCCGACGGGCCTGCCGCCCAGCCCGCTGTTCGGCGTGCGCGCCTTTACCCAGCCCATGCCGCGTTTCGACGTGCTGCCGCGCAAGGCCTATGCGCCGGGCCAGGGCGTGATGGCGCCGATTCCGGCGTTCCCCGGCCAGTCCGGGCCCGACCCGACCGAGCAGGCCAATACCACCCGCCAGCCGGTGCCGGCCGTGCTCGGCGGCGGCACCGGGCCGATCGAAGGGCGTCCGCCGGGACCGGTCTGGGCCCACCAGCAGTGGCAGGACTTCTTCCCCAACGTGGCCGTGGAGGTCACCCAGGAGGGGGCCAAGCCGAACACCGTGTACCAGCCCGGCGTGCCGTCCGCGCTCAACTCCGGCATCGATCCGAAAGCGGCGTTCCGCCCGGCCTTCCATCCGGACCTGCCCGACCAGGGCCCCCTGGCGTTCTGGACCTTCAACGGCACCTTCCCGCCCAAGCTGCTGATCGGCCGCTACCATGAGGCCATCCTGTTCCGCCATCACAACCGCCTGCCGGCCGACCCGACCCGGAACGGCGGCTTCGGCATCCACACCATCACCACCCACGAGCACAACGGCCACCATGGCGCGGAGAACGACGGCTTCACCGGGGCCTTCTTCTTCCCCGGGCAGTTCTACGACTATCACTACCCGATCTGCCACGGCGGCTACTACAGCCTCAACCTGGAGGCCAGCGATGCGCGCTGCGGCAGCCCGACCGAGGCCGGCGGCATCGACAAGCTGGCCGGCGACTACCGCGAGACCATGAGCACCCACTGGTTCCATGACCACATGTTCAGCTTCACCGCGCAGAACGTGTACAAGGGCAACGTCGGGATGTTCAACATCTACAGCAGCCTCGACCGCGGCAACGAGGAGCTCGCCGACGGGGCGAACCTGCGCCTGCCCAGCGGCAGCGACAAGTCCTGGGGCAACCTCGACTACGACGTTAACCTGATGCTGGCGGACAAGGCCTGGGACCGCGACGGCCAGCTGGCGATGGACATCTTCGACTTCGACGGCTTCCTCGGCGACGTGATGACCGTCAACCTGGTGTACAAGCCGTACTTCGAGGTCGAGCGGCGCAAGTACCGCTTCCGCATCCTCAACGCGGCGGTGGCGCGCTTCTTCAAGCTGGCCCTCAGCGACGCCTCGCCGATGATCATGATCGCCAACGACGGCAACCTGCTGCCGAGTCCGGTGGTGCTCAGCGAACTCGACGAGATGGGCATCGCCGAGCGCTACGACATCGTCATCGACTTCTCGCGCTACCGCCTGGGCGACAAGGTGTGGCTGGTCAACCTCGCCGAACACCGCAACGGCCGCCGGCCGCACGAGGACCTGTCGCTGCGCGAGGCGCTGGTGGGGAAATCCGACGACCCCTGCGTGGGCCGGTTCTGCGAGTTCCGCATCGTGCGCAACCCGGCCCGGCCGGACAAGAGTCAGGTGCCGGCCGTGCTCGTGCCCAACCCGGACCTGTCGCGGATCCCGGTGGCGGCCACGCGGGTCTTCGAGTTCGGCCGCGGCGCCAACCAGACCACCAGTGACCCGGTGTCGACCTTCTTCGGCCCCTGGGGCATCAAGACCGATGATCGCGACATGCTCGCCGCCGATTTCGGCCGCATCTCCGCCGCGCCGCGCTTCGGCACCCGCGAGATCTGGACCCTGAAGAACGGCGGCGGCGGCTGGGATCACCCGATCCACATCCACTTCGAGGAGGGGCAGATCCTCGCCCGCGACGGCAAGCTGAGCAACGTGCCGGCCTGGGAGCGCGGGCGCAAGGACGTGTATCGCCTACGTCCGGGCGGCAGCGTGACCCTCAGCATGCAGTTCCGCGACTTCGGCGGCATGTTCATGGAGCACTGCCACAACACCACCCACGAGGACAACGCCATGTTGCTGCGCTGGGAGATCGACGACGCCGGTGGCGCCTTTCTGCGCCCGCTGCCGACGCCTATCCCGACGCCCCAGGGGGTCACCTTCCTGCCGCCGACCGACATCCTCAAGAGCGCGTTCCGCTAG
- a CDS encoding SCO family protein, whose product MPWVWLIAAAALLAVTALSYGRPAAAERWGADYFPNVPLVTQDGKRVRLYDDLLKGKAVVINVIYTHCQDKCPLGTAKLAQVQRLLGDKVGREIFFYSLSIDPERDSPAVLKAYAERFRVGPGWLFLTGEPADIALVQKKLGLWSRTDAADPDGHLTGLMIGNEPSGQWMRQSGLDNPQFLATRLSSFLLGWQRQTAAAEPGYDAAAPIDGLDAGGYLFRTRCAACHTIGGGDALGPDLLGVTARRERAWLQRFIQAPDQLLAQRDPIAVELFARFNQVRMPNLWLGDGDVEALLQFLEAQGAARAGAPAGNSPVLRQE is encoded by the coding sequence ATGCCTTGGGTCTGGTTGATCGCCGCCGCGGCGCTGCTCGCCGTCACGGCGCTGTCCTACGGCCGCCCCGCCGCCGCGGAGCGCTGGGGCGCCGATTACTTCCCCAACGTGCCGCTGGTCACCCAGGACGGCAAGCGCGTGCGCCTCTATGACGACCTGCTCAAGGGCAAGGCGGTGGTGATCAACGTGATCTACACCCACTGCCAGGACAAATGCCCGCTCGGCACCGCCAAGCTGGCCCAGGTGCAGCGCCTGCTTGGCGACAAGGTGGGGAGAGAGATCTTCTTCTACTCGCTCAGCATCGACCCCGAGCGCGACAGCCCCGCGGTGCTCAAGGCCTACGCCGAGCGCTTCCGGGTCGGCCCCGGCTGGCTGTTCCTTACCGGCGAGCCAGCGGACATCGCCCTGGTGCAGAAGAAGCTGGGGCTCTGGTCGCGCACCGACGCCGCCGACCCGGATGGCCACCTGACCGGCCTGATGATCGGCAACGAGCCGAGCGGCCAGTGGATGCGCCAGTCCGGGCTGGACAACCCGCAGTTCCTCGCCACGCGGCTGAGCAGCTTCCTCCTCGGCTGGCAGCGGCAAACCGCGGCGGCCGAGCCCGGCTATGACGCCGCCGCACCGATCGACGGGCTGGATGCCGGCGGCTACCTGTTCCGTACCCGCTGCGCCGCCTGTCACACCATAGGCGGCGGCGACGCCCTGGGGCCGGACCTGCTGGGCGTCACCGCGCGCCGCGAACGGGCCTGGCTGCAGCGCTTCATCCAGGCGCCGGACCAGCTGCTGGCGCAGCGCGACCCGATCGCCGTGGAGCTGTTCGCCCGCTTCAACCAGGTGCGCATGCCCAACCTCTGGCTGGGCGACGGCGATGTGGAGGCGCTGCTCCAGTTCCTCGAAGCCCAGGGTGCTGCGCGCGCCGGAGCACCCGCCGGGAATTCACCAGTGCTCCGCCAGGAGTAA
- the cysZ gene encoding sulfate transporter CysZ, translating into MPAPVLSGPQYLGEGLKLVLSPGLRLFVLLPLTINLLLFAALVGFAVQQFGGWVDTFMPNLPDWLSFLEYLLWPLFVVLVLLMVFFSFTMLANVIAAPFNGFLAEKVEVVVRGQDNFPPFSWAELLAMVPRTLGREARKLAYFLPRAIGLLILTFIPVVNLVAAPLWLLFGVWMMAIQYIDYPADNNKMSWQDMLAWLREKRWQSLGFGGITYAALLVPGLNILMMPAAVAGATLFWVRERG; encoded by the coding sequence ATGCCTGCTCCCGTGCTATCCGGCCCGCAGTACCTCGGCGAAGGCCTGAAACTGGTGCTCAGCCCCGGCCTGCGACTGTTCGTGCTGTTGCCCCTGACGATCAACCTGCTGCTGTTCGCCGCCCTGGTCGGTTTCGCCGTGCAGCAGTTCGGCGGCTGGGTCGACACCTTCATGCCGAACCTGCCGGACTGGTTGAGCTTCCTCGAATACCTGCTCTGGCCGCTGTTCGTGGTGCTGGTGCTGCTGATGGTGTTCTTCAGCTTCACCATGCTGGCCAATGTGATCGCCGCGCCGTTCAACGGCTTCCTCGCCGAGAAGGTCGAGGTGGTGGTGCGCGGCCAGGACAACTTCCCGCCCTTCAGCTGGGCCGAACTGCTGGCCATGGTGCCGCGCACCCTCGGCCGCGAGGCGCGCAAGCTGGCCTACTTCCTGCCGCGGGCCATCGGCCTGCTGATCCTCACCTTCATCCCGGTGGTCAACCTGGTGGCCGCTCCGCTGTGGCTGCTGTTCGGCGTGTGGATGATGGCCATCCAATATATCGACTACCCGGCGGACAACAACAAGATGAGCTGGCAGGACATGCTCGCCTGGCTGCGCGAGAAGCGCTGGCAGAGCCTGGGCTTCGGCGGCATCACCTACGCCGCACTGCTGGTACCGGGGCTGAACATCCTGATGATGCCGGCGGCGGTGGCCGGCGCCACGCTGTTCTGGGTGCGCGAGCGCGGCTGA